The Leifsonia sp. ZF2019 DNA segment CCGACCCTCGTGCGCGCCCTGATCGTCTGGGGCCTCGTGGATGAGCTGCGCCTCCTCGTCTACCCCGTCCTGCTCGGCGGCGGGCAGCGCATCTTCCCGGACGACCGCACCAAGTGGACGTTCGAACTGGCCGGGCTCGACCGGTTCGACAGCGGCGCCGTCCTCCACGTCTACCGCTTGGCCGGGAGCTGATGCCGGCCGTCGCGCTCGGCCTCCTCAGCGCACTCGTCTACGGTTCGGCCGATTTCGTCGGCGGTGTCGCAGCACGGCGTATCGGGGCGCTCCGGGCGACCGCTGTCGGCGCTCTGAGCGGACTGGCGCTCCTGCTCCTGTCCCTCCCCCTGGTCGGCGGCGCCTGGACCCCTGCAGCGGTGGGATGGGGCGCTCTGTCGGGCATCGTCGGCTCGGTCGCCGTCTTCCTGCTGTACGCGTGCCTCGCGATCGGCCCGATGAGCATCCTGTCGCCGCTGACCGCGGTGGTGTCGGCGATCGTGCCGCTCACCTGGGGCCTGATCGGCGGCGACCGCTTCGCGCCTGTCGGCTATGTGGCGCTCGGCGTCGCCCTGATCGCCGTCGTGCTCGTCGGTTTCGTGCCCGAGCGCGGCGCCGTGCGGCCGAGCGGCAGAGCGCTGCTCATGGCGGTGGGCGCCGGGGTCTTCATCGGCACCTTCCTCATCCTGCTCGACCAGACGCCCGCCGACTCGGGGGTGGTCCCCCTCATCGCGAACCGCGCGGTGAACGGCGCGATCATGTGGACCGTGGTGGCCCTGGTCGTCGTGCGCGCTCGCACCCGGACGGCGGAGGCGCCGGGAGGTGCCGCATTCACGCGGCGCGGCACCGGCCTCGCCGCCGCGAGCGGGGCCCTCGACGCGTCGGCCAACGTCCTCATCCTGATCGGCCTGCGCGCCGGCGACCTCTCGACGATGTCGGTGCTCGTCGCCCTCTACCCGGCCGGCACCATCCTGCTCGCCGCGATCGTCCTCCGCGAGCGCATCGCCCCCGTCCAGTGGATCGGCCTCGCCCTCGCGGTCGCTGCGGCCGGCATGCTCGCCGCGGCGTAGCGCGTCCCGACGCTCGCACATTCGGCACGAATCGCGGCTTAGGCTCCGGCATTCCCGCGATGTGTGCCGAATGTGCGGGGCTAAGGTCATGACGATGGACATGTTCACGAGCCGCGAGCACCGGTTCTCGCTCGGGACCGACGCCGACTCAGGGACGCCCTACGCCTCCCTCCCCGTGAGCAACGGCGTCGTCGACTACGAGGAGTACTACCGGCTGAGCCCGGAGCAGTACGCCCGATTCCTCGCCGATCACGGCGCCGCGCTGGCCTTCGTGGAGGACTGCCGCCGGCACGAACACGACGACCTCCTTCTGCAGCAGCCGGGCTGGAACCGCGGCACCCCGGTCTGAACGCTCGCACATTCGGACCAAAGCGCGGCTTACGCGACGGCGGTTTCAGCTGGTGAGTGCAACACCTTGTAGGTATTGGTCGAGTTTCTCGGCTGGGGTGTGGAAGTTCAAGGTTTGTCGGGGGCGGATGTTGAGGAGGCGTTGGGTTTCGGCGAGGTCGGCGTCGGGGATGGTGTTGAAGTTGGTGCCCTTGGGGTAGAAGTCTCGGATCAGCCCGTTGAGGTTCTCGTTGCTGCCGCGCTGCCAGGGTGAGTGAGGGTCGGCGAAGAACACCGGGCAACCGGTTGCGATAGTGAAGCGGGCGTGTTCTGCCATCTCGGTGCCCTGATCCCAGGTCAGGGTCGAGAACAGTGCGGACGGCAGGTGGCCGATCATCTCGGTGAGCCGGTCGATGACCGTGGCGGAGTCCCGGGTTCCGGGCAGCCGGCCCAGGAGGGCGAACCGGGTGGAGCGTTCGACCAGGGTGATGATCCCGGAGCCTGCGGGTCCGACGACGAGGTCGCCTTCCCAATGTCCCGGGACGGCGCGGTCGGTGACCTGGGCTGGCCGGTCGCTGAGCCGGGCACCGTCCAGCCAGGGCCGGTTGCTGCGCCGCGGCAGTTTCGACTGCGGGATGCGTCCCGCCCGACCGGTCCGCAACGCTTTGACCACGGTCAGCTCGTGCCGCAACCCGCCTTTGCCCTGAACATAGAGGGCCTGGTAGATCGTCTCAGCCGTCACCCGCATATCCTCTCGCCCCGGGAACAGCAGCGGCAGCCGACCCGCGACCTGCTGCGGGGAGAACCGGGCGTTCAACTGTT contains these protein-coding regions:
- a CDS encoding IS30 family transposase translates to MGLHSSLETRVEALGLLLAGASAVSVAVVVGVPRGRVQRWARLAGMRFEPGSRAGLLRVGLSGAGGAAGGHGRRLSLADRALIQAGLAQGFSLRRIAGLVGVAPSTVSREVARSRWSYRGRWQYEAGVAHQVAGQRRARPKPRKLDQDPWLRAAVVEQLNARFSPQQVAGRLPLLFPGREDMRVTAETIYQALYVQGKGGLRHELTVVKALRTGRAGRIPQSKLPRRSNRPWLDGARLSDRPAQVTDRAVPGHWEGDLVVGPAGSGIITLVERSTRFALLGRLPGTRDSATVIDRLTEMIGHLPSALFSTLTWDQGTEMAEHARFTIATGCPVFFADPHSPWQRGSNENLNGLIRDFYPKGTNFNTIPDADLAETQRLLNIRPRQTLNFHTPAEKLDQYLQGVALTS
- a CDS encoding EamA family transporter, whose product is MPAVALGLLSALVYGSADFVGGVAARRIGALRATAVGALSGLALLLLSLPLVGGAWTPAAVGWGALSGIVGSVAVFLLYACLAIGPMSILSPLTAVVSAIVPLTWGLIGGDRFAPVGYVALGVALIAVVLVGFVPERGAVRPSGRALLMAVGAGVFIGTFLILLDQTPADSGVVPLIANRAVNGAIMWTVVALVVVRARTRTAEAPGGAAFTRRGTGLAAASGALDASANVLILIGLRAGDLSTMSVLVALYPAGTILLAAIVLRERIAPVQWIGLALAVAAAGMLAAA